In Carassius carassius chromosome 7, fCarCar2.1, whole genome shotgun sequence, one genomic interval encodes:
- the LOC132144250 gene encoding mucin-5AC-like, with protein TTSAAETSTTTETSTITTTAPETSTTSAAETSTTTETSTITTTAPETSTTSAAETSTTTETTTITTTAPETSTTSAAETSTITETTTIKTTAPETLTTSAAETSTTTETSTITTTAPETSTTSAAETSTTTETSKITTTAPETLTTSAAETSTTTETSTITTTAPETSTTSAAETSTTTETSKITTTAPETLTTSAAETSTTTETSTITTTAPETSTTSAAETSTTTETTTITTTAPETSTTTETSTITTTAPETSTTSAAETSTTTETSTITTTAPETSTTTETSTITTTAPEKSTTSEAETSTTTETSTITTTAPEKSTTSAAETSTTTETSTITTTAPETSTTTETSTITTTAPETSTTSAAETSTTTETSTITTTAPETSTTTETSTITTTAPETSTTTETSTITTTAPETSTTSAAETSTTTETSTITTTAPETSTTNAAETSTTTEASTITTTAPETSTTSAAETSIPETSTTSAAETSTTTETSTITTTAPETSTTSAAETSTTTETTTITTTAPETSTTSAAETSTTTETTTIKTTAPETSTTTETSTITTTAPETSTTSAAETSTTTETTPITTTAPETSTTTETSTITTTAPETSTTSAAETSTTTETTTIKTTAPETSTTTETSTITTTAPETSTTSATSTITTTAPETSTTSAAETSTTTKTSTITTTAPETSTTSAAETSTTTETTTITTTAPETSTTSAAETSTTTETTTIKTTAPETSTTTETSTITTTAPETSTTSAAETSTTTETTPITTTCSRNIYNGDIHSHNNCS; from the exons accaccagtgcagcagaaacatctacaacaacagagacttccacaatcacaacaactgctcctgaaacatccactacaagtgcagcagaaacatctacaacaacagagacttccacaatcacaacaactgctcctgaaacatcaaccactagtgcagcagaaacatctacaacaacagagactaccacaatcacaacaactgctcctgaaacatcaaccactagtgcagcagaaacatctacaataacagagactaccacaataaaaacaactgctcctgaaacattaaccactagtgcagcagaaacatctacaacaacagagacttccacaatcacaacaactgctcctgaaacatccaccaccagtgcagcagaaacatctacaacaacagagacatccaaaatcacaacaactgctcctgaaacattaaccactagtgcagcagaaacatctacaacaacagagacttccacaatcacaacaactgctcctgaaacatcaaccacaagtgcagcagaaacatctacaacaacagagacatccaaaatcacaacaactgctcctgaaacattaaccactagtgcagcagaaacatctacaacaacagagacttccacaatcacaacaacagctcctgaaacatcaaccactagtgcagcagaaacatctacaacaacagagactaccacaatcacaacaactgctcctgaaacatctacaacaacagagacttccacaatcacaacaactgctcctgaaacatcaaccacaagtgcagcagaaacatctacaacaacagagacttccacaatcaccacaactgctcctgaaacatctacaacaacagagacttccacaatcacaacaactgctcctgaaaaaTCAAccactagtgaagcagaaacatctacaacaacagagacttccacaatcacaacaactgctcctgaaaaatcaaccactagtgcagcagaaacatctacaacaacagagacttccacaatcacaacaacagctcctgaaacatctacaacaacagagacttccacaatcacaacaactgctcctgaaacatcaaccacaagtgcagcagaaacgtctacaacaacagagacatccacaatcacaacaacagctcctgaaacatctacaacaacagagacttccacaatcacaacaacagctcctgaaacatctacaacaacagagacttccacaatcacaacaactgctcctgaaacatcaaccacaagtgcagcagaaacgtctacaacaacagagacatccacaatcacaacaactgctcctgaaacatccaccaccaaTGCAGCAGAAACATCCACAACAACAGaggcttccacaatcacaacaactgctcctgaaacatcaaccactagtgcagcagaaacatctata cctgaaacatccactacaagtgcagcagaaacatctacaacaacagagacttccacaatcacaacaactgctcctgaaacatcaaccactagtgcagcagaaacatctacaacaacagagactaccacaatcacaacaactgctcctgaaacatcaaccactagtgcagcagaaacatctacaacaacagagactaccacaataaaaacaactgctcctgaaacatctacaacaacagagacttccacaatcacaacaactgctcctgaaacatcaaccaccagtgcagcagaaacatctacaacaacagagactacaccaatcacaacaactgctcctgaaacatctacaacaacagagacttccacaatcacaacaactgctcctgaaacatcaaccactagtgcagcagaaacatctacaacaacagagactaccacaataaaaacaactgctcctgaaacatctacaacaacagagacttccacaatcacaacaactgctcctgaaacatcaaccaccagtgca acttccacaatcacaacaactgctcctgaaacatccactacaagtgcagcagaaacatctacaacaacaaagacttccacaatcacaacaactgctcctgaaacatcaaccactagtgcagcagaaacatctacaacaacagagactaccacaatcacaacaactgctcctgaaacatcaaccactagtgcagcagaaacatctacaacaacagagactaccacaataaaaacaactgctcctgaaacatctacaacaacagagacttccacaatcacaacaactgctcctgaaacatcaaccaccagtgcagcagaaacatctacaacaacagagactacaccaatcacaacaact tgcagcagaaacatctacaatggAGACATCCACagtcacaacaactgctcctga